TGTCGTGTCGAGGTTGAGCCGAACTGGCGCGGACGGGTGGGTGAGGTCCATGACGAAGTCTCCTGACTTTCGGATGGCGGGTGGTTGAAACCTCTTCGGAGAGCGAACAGTTCGGCCTCGCGCAGAAACGCCGGAGATACAGCGGCGTCGAACCAGCGCCCTGTCAGCCGGTCGAAGCTCAACTCGCCTGCGCGCAGGAAGCCGCGCACAGCGTCCATCGCTTCGCGTTCGCCGCGTGCGTTCTGATCGACCTGATGGACCGACCGGAACAGCGCATCCGCATCGAACAACATCAACCCGGCGCAGACAGTATTTGTCGTGGGGTGAGCGGGCTTGTCGGTGATCGCCGTGACACCACCGCCGTCGATGGCCACAGTGCTGAAGTGCTGCGGAGTGCCTGATTCGGCGACAGTGATCATGCACGGCGCAGGATCAGCGACAAAGCGTCGAACCGTTTCGACCGGCGCGAACTCGAACAGGTTGTCGCCCCACAACGTGGCAACGTAGGGAACCTCGACCGAGTCAGCGCAGCGTTGCAACGCGTCGGCCGTCCCCAGAGGATGAGGCTGAACCACGTAGTCGACCGAGATTTCCGGTGCGACGCAATCGAAGAGTCGGCGGAAATGGTCGATGTCGCCAGGCCCCACGACCGCGCTGAGCCTCTCGATGCCACAGCACATCAACAATTCCAGGCCGTAGTCGGCCAGCGGACGGCCACCGACCGGGATCAGATGCTTGTTACCGACAACCGACGGACGCATCCGGCTCCCGCTACCACCGAGCAGCAAGACCCCATGCAGCAGAGGCTGTTTTAGCACCATTTCCTATCCCCTCCTCGCCGCCGAGCACTTCCGCGGTCGCCGCCAGATACCACCGGCCTGGCTGTGAGCACGAAGCCTTCAGCGGGGATTGCGATCTCGATGATCGGGTTGTCGACACGGGCATCCAGCACCGAAGTGGTTGTAGACGCCCAGTCGTTGACCGGGGATTGAGTCGTCGCTCGCCGAAAGGGTTCGATGCGGATCAGCCCGCGTTGTCTCTCACGCCGGATTTCCTCACGGGTCAGGGTCGTCATATGCTCACCGCTCCTGCCGCAAAGATGCTGTGTAATGCGGTCTTTCGGCGTCAGCGACCGAGATTGTCAGATGCACTCGATCGATGGCGCTGGCATTGAATGCGGCGGGCCGTACCCGGGTGTCGAACACCCGCAGCCGTCCGTCAGCGGGGACAAGATTCCCCAAATGTTCCGTGCACTGTGTCCTGCCCATGCCCGCAAGAATCACCCCGCGCATCGGGTGAGTGGTAACAACTGGCTGTTGTTACAACAGCCAGTTGTATTGCTCAGCCGAGCTGTGCGACCGCAAGTCGCAACGCGGCGCTGCCAGCCGCTTGCACCGGGTGGTTCTCGATGATCTGTTGCACGCGTTGAGCATTGAAGGGCTGCAATTCGAGAACGCAACCTTCGGCGTTGGTGCTCACCGCACCACCGAACAGCTCGTCGAATACCGGTGAGTCGATGACCACGGCCGTGAGCAGATCGGTGGCAAAGCTCAGCGGATCGACGCCGAGCCCGAGGCAGTAGACCTCGACACTGTGGTCATGGCGCGCTTGGTCCAACTGCGACGCGAATGGCCAAGCGGTGTAGTCGATCGGTGCGTCCTCGCTGCCGTAGTCCTCACTGTCCCCTCGCAGCTCTTCGGCGAACTCTCGAATCATGTTGTGCCACAATGAGAAATCGCTACCAATGTTCCATTCGGCATAGCCTGAGGGCTGGAAGATCCCCACCGGGACAACTTGATACATGCCACCGGCATGCCCGACCTTACGAGGATCGCGCCAATGCAGCAGAAACGACTGCTCACCGGTACCCGGTTCACGACGGATCGTCAGAGTGCTGATCGCGACGTTGACCGGGCGCTGGCGCAGATCGCACGGATCACTGACCGCCGCTCGCACCCCACCAGTCAGCGCGTGGCCGCGGTGGGCCAGGGCGAACTCGTAGGCGGCGGCCTCGCCGACGTTGATGCTGTCGAAGTACGACCCGAGCCCGAACCGAAGCCTCGGCTGACTGCCGGCGAGATCGGCTCCGACGAGGCGATAGGTCGGCCGATCCTCGAACACTGCCGGAGCGGCGATCTCACCGACCGCCTCAGCGTAGGACGCGTACGGCTCGCCTGTGGCTCGGATCGGCAAGCCTGCGGCCTTGATCCCGTCCACGGCACCGTCGTTGCGCCGGGTCGGAATCAGTTCGAGGTCGATATCCTCCAGACGCAATGGTCCCTGTGGGATCCATTCAGGGCGGGTCAACAGTGGCGTGTCAGCGACAGTGCTCGCGCTGGGATAGCTCTTCGCCGCCTCAGTATCTAGCGCCGATCTGCGCTCGCGCAGAAACGCTCGGGTGTCCATCCATGTGCGTTCGCTCATCGTCAATTTGCGCGTGTCCGCACCCATCACACACTCCCGAGGTCGCCCTAGTCGATCAAGCTCTCCCGATGGTGCCACGCTAAGGCCAAGCACGCGGCTCCCGGAGCGGCCATCGGCTCGTCCGTCAGCAGCCGTTCCACCGCTTCCTCGGTGAAGGGGATCCCGTCCGCTGGACGACCACTGCCCACGGAGACGACTTCGCCTTCGTCGTTGAACCGGACCGTCGAGCCGAAGATGCCTTCGAACGCATCGTCATCGATCACGACGACCGTCAGGATGGTTGCCGCGAGAGTCAACGCGTCCAATCCCATCCCGAGCACCGATGCGACGATCTTGCCTTCCTCCCTCGCCCGGTTCATCTGCTGAAACAGCGACCATTGCTCGTAATCGATGGGATCAGTGCGCGTCCCGTCATGCTCGGGCCGTCCGAGAAGCTCCTCTGAGTACTCGCGAATCATATTGCGCCACAGGGAGAAATCGTTGCGCCGATCCCACAGAGCAACACTCGAGGGCTGAAACTCACCTGCCGGGAGCACGTCGAACACACCCGCTGCGGTCGCGACTCGTGCAGGGTCGCGCCAGTGCAGCAGAAACGACGGCGGCGAAGGAAATCGACGAAGCCGCACCGTTAACGTGGTGATCGCCGGGATGATGGCCCGCCGGGCAGGGTCGAAAGGATTCTCACCGATCAACTCGCGGAACGGCAATCGGCCGGCGAGATCCGAGGCCGTGCGGGGAGCTCGCTCCATGCATGCCGCCGCCATCTCGTGGGCGAGAGCCTCCGAGACGTTGAGCTTGTCGAAGTATGCCGCCAACCCGAATTCCATACTGCCCGACGACACCGACCCGCCCAGATACCGGTAGCTCGGGCGCGATTCAAACAGCTGCGGTGGATCCAGGTGTTTGACCGCAGAGGTGTAGCTGTCGAACGGAACCTTGAGTGCTTGCAGCGGCCGGACCGCCACCGTCGCGAGCTCGGTCCCGCTCACCTGGATCGATTGCGGCGCCTCGTTCAGGCTCAACCATAACGACTCCAGATCAACAGGCTGTCGAGGCAGCCAGCCGTCGTTCGCGATCAGCGTGGTACGAGGGACTCGATACTCGGGCGCGTATAGCTGCACGGCTAACCGTGCCAGATCAGCGCGATGGTGGTTC
This genomic stretch from Nocardia brasiliensis ATCC 700358 harbors:
- a CDS encoding sugar phosphate nucleotidyltransferase, translating into MVLKQPLLHGVLLLGGSGSRMRPSVVGNKHLIPVGGRPLADYGLELLMCCGIERLSAVVGPGDIDHFRRLFDCVAPEISVDYVVQPHPLGTADALQRCADSVEVPYVATLWGDNLFEFAPVETVRRFVADPAPCMITVAESGTPQHFSTVAIDGGGVTAITDKPAHPTTNTVCAGLMLFDADALFRSVHQVDQNARGEREAMDAVRGFLRAGELSFDRLTGRWFDAAVSPAFLREAELFALRRGFNHPPSESQETSSWTSPTRPRQFGSTSTRHGVAS
- a CDS encoding helix-turn-helix domain-containing protein is translated as MDQSSRWLRGGDDEAAVERVGAVVREYRTASRRSQADVARALGVTQQFLSQVENDSRRVTVEQRRGFARALGIPPEELGLAGRSHRTEAADNEIVVSRVRWRGQRHWLNHHRADLARLAVQLYAPEYRVPRTTLIANDGWLPRQPVDLESLWLSLNEAPQSIQVSGTELATVAVRPLQALKVPFDSYTSAVKHLDPPQLFESRPSYRYLGGSVSSGSMEFGLAAYFDKLNVSEALAHEMAAACMERAPRTASDLAGRLPFRELIGENPFDPARRAIIPAITTLTVRLRRFPSPPSFLLHWRDPARVATAAGVFDVLPAGEFQPSSVALWDRRNDFSLWRNMIREYSEELLGRPEHDGTRTDPIDYEQWSLFQQMNRAREEGKIVASVLGMGLDALTLAATILTVVVIDDDAFEGIFGSTVRFNDEGEVVSVGSGRPADGIPFTEEAVERLLTDEPMAAPGAACLALAWHHRESLID